In the Paroedura picta isolate Pp20150507F chromosome 15, Ppicta_v3.0, whole genome shotgun sequence genome, one interval contains:
- the EIF4G3 gene encoding eukaryotic translation initiation factor 4 gamma 3 isoform X25 — translation MAPYPSGQNAAPTTLVYPQAPQTMSTQPQTRSPPSPCTEPWKRRKVLQQSLVYRSLTERGWIKYCIFAPGPRPAHHQFFQRPQIQPPRAAIQNSSPSLRPGAQTPAAVYPTNQHIMMVNHLPMPYPMPQGPQYCIPQYRHSGPPYVGPPQQYPVQPPGPGPFYPGPGPGEFPNAYGAPFYPSQPVYQSAPIIVPTQQQQPLPPTKREKKTIRIRDPNQGGKDITEEIMSGGGSRNPTPPTVRPTSTPTPPQLPSQIPEHSLAAYGTAETPPLAGNTHVAATADLKQEEKPKADPVLKSPSPALRPEPSGERKDPAGLAAETPATSPETSPEPPLAALPSPVTGLAAAAPSQPPFATDFGDRSDLASPTLEAPLLLSAVPCLETPIRPPADESSVDVCRDPRRVVQSERQGTASANLMNELNGVSDQVTVTDGVVEREPQEGVPSVVELDTPEATQVEVEGAPSSASEHLSTTPSPPPTLPPSPPLSAAAAASSSPPPPPLPLPVALQGDLEGEESTRTIVSEDVPEALGRMEPEAGGCPKENAESHEGLNARMGHGPAPPAVTAPKTWKKPKDRSQAAEEVDPEAEVQVEDEQRGDRRLDESDQEAMSQERDSPFDLKLAKALEENGEQEGGEPIRNGAENVLEGEGGDRQAGCLESSGEAPACQYKPEQWKPLDTEGKKQYGREFLLDFQFMPACIQKPEGLPPISDVVLDKINQPKPSLRTLDPRILARGPDFTPAFADFGRQMPGGRVTALLNVGPRRSQPGQRREPRKIITVCVKEDVHLKKAENAWKPSLKRETQVEDPESIKTQELFRKVRSILNKLTPQMFNQLMKQVTDLTVDTEERLKGVIDLVFEKAIDEPSFSVAYANMCRCLVTLKVPMAEKPGSTVNFRKLLLNRCQKEFEKDKADDDVFEKKQKELEAATAAEERTRLHDELEEAKDKARRRSIGNIKFIGELFKLKMLTEAIMHDCVVKLLKNHDEESLECLCRLLTTIGKDLDFEKAKPRMDQYFNQMEKIVKERKTSSRIRFMLQDVIDLRQCNWISRRADQGPKTIEQIHKEAKIEEQEEQRKVQQLMTKDKRRPGVQRVEEGGWNTVQGAKNSRVLDPTKFLKITKPTIDEKIQLVPKAQLGSWGKGSSGGAKVSEIDSLRPSATSLNRFSALQPPGSSVSTSVTSSELDSRRALTSRGSSGREKNDKLLPSSVARPSTFLRGSSSSSSKELLLDNQAQEEQRREMLETVKQLTGGLESDRSSTEADRSKTPEVAKPEIPTYPAQDSKPSLSDEEVERKCRSIIDEFLHISDYKEAMQCVEELDVPDVLPVFVQVGVESTLERSQITRDHLGQLLFQLVQSEKLSKADFFKGFADTLETADDMAIDIPHIWLYLAELVTPMLKEGGISMRELLTEFSKPLLPVGRAGILLSEILHLLCKQMSHKKVAALWREADLSWRDFLPEGEDVHTFLAEQKLDFTETDSSSEALSRKELSGEDLNRQLEKLIMEDKANEEQIFDWVEANLDETQMSSPTFLRALMTAVCKAAIIADSSSLRVDTAVIKQRVPILLKYLDSDTEKELQALYALQASIVKLDQPPNLLRMFFDCLYDEEVISEDAFYKWESSKDPAEQNGKGVALKSVTAFFTWLREAEEESEDN, via the exons tttttccaGCGACCTCAAATCCAGCCTCCAAGAGCTGCCATTCAGAACAGCAGCCCTTCCCTCCGCCCAGGGGCACAAACGCCAGCAGCTGTCTATCCAACCAATCAGCACATCATGATGGTGAACCACCTGCCAATGCCCTACCCGATGCCTCAGGGCCCCCAGTACTGTATCCCACAG TATCGTCACAGTGGCCCTCCATACGTGGGGCCACCACAGCAGTACCCTGTTCAGCCACCAGGACCGGGCCCGTTTTATCCAGGACCGGGGCCTGGAGAGTTTCCCAACGCTTACg GAGCACCTTTCTATCCAAGTCAGCCGGTGTATCAGTCAGCACCCATCATAGTGCCTACGCAGCAACAgcagcccctcccacccaccaagCGGGAGAAGAAAACG ATTCGCATCCGAGATCCAAATCAGGGGGGCAAAGACATAACAGAAGAAATTATGTCTGGAGGAGGTAGCAGAAACCCCACACCTCCAACTGTTCGGCCTACATCAACACCCACTCCTCCCCAG ctgcccagcCAGATCCCAGAGCACAGCCTTGCAGCCTACGGGACTGCAGAGACCCCTCCCCTTGCGGGCAACACTCACGTTGCTGCAACTGCTGACCTGAAGCAAG AAGAGAAGCCTAAAGCAGATCCAGTATTAAAatctccttcccctgccctcagACCAGAACCTAGTGGAGAGAGAAAGGACCCAGCAGGCCTGGCTGCAGAGACCCCTGCCACCTCCCCAGAGACCTCCCCAGAGCCTCCTCTGGCTGCTTTGCCCTCCCCTGTCACAGGTTTGGCTGCTGCTGCACCTAGTCAGCCTCCATTTGCAACAGACTTTGGGGACCGAAGTGACCTCGCTTCTCCCACACTGGAAGCCCCTCTTCTTCTCAGTGCAGTGCCCTGCTTGGAAACACCCATCAGACCTCCAGCAGATGAGAGCAGCGTGGATGTCTGCAGGGATCCCAGGCGAGTGGTCCAAAGCGAGCGCCAAGGGACAGCTAGTGCTAATTTAATGAATGAACTCAATGGAGTCAGCGATCAGGTGACTGTGACTGATGGTGTTGTAGAGCGAGAGCCACAGGAGGGAGTGCCCTCAGTGGTGGAGCTGGACACCCCAGAAGCCACCCAGGTGGAAGTGGAAGGTGCGCCGTCTTCAGCTTCCGAGCATCTTTCTACCACTCCATCTCCGCCTCCCACGCTGCCTCCCAGccctcccctctctgctgctgccgccgcctcttccagcccgcctcctcctcctctcccactaCCTGTTGCTCTTCAGGGGGAtttagaaggagaggagagcacAAGAACTATCGTCAGCGAAGATGTTCCAGAAGCACTAGGGAGAATGGAGCCAGAGGCAGGGGGTTGTCCCAAGGAGAATGCTGAGTCTCATGAAGGCCTGAATGCCAGGATGGGCCATGGACCAG CCCCACCAGCTGTAACTGCACCAAAGACGTGGAAGAAACCAAAAGATCGGAGCCAAGCTGCTGAGGAGGTGGACCCTGAAGCTGAG GTGCAAGTGGAAGACGAGCAGAGAGGTGACCGGAGGCTTGACGAATCTGATCAAGAGGCGATGAGTCAGGAGAGAGACTCCCCCTTTGACCTTAAATTAGCAAAGGCCTTGGAAGAAAATGGAGAGCAGGAAGGGGGGGAACCCATCCGCAATGGTGCCGagaatgttttggagggggaaggaggcgaCAGGCAAGCAGGCTGCCTCGAGAGCTCCGGCGAAGCCCCAGCCTGCCAATATAAGCCAG AGCAGTGGAAGCCCCTGGACACAGAAGGGAAAAAGCAGTATGGCCGAGAGTTCCTCCTGGACTTCCAATTCATGCCTGCCTGCATCCAGAAGCCAGAGGGACTGCCACCCATCAGTGACGTTGTCCTTGACAAG ATCAATCAGCCAAAGCCGTCCCTTCGAACTTTGGATCCACGCATCTTGGCACGTGGTCCAGATTTCACACCAGCGTTTGCTGATTTTGGAAGACAGATGCCTGGTGGACGGGTGACAGCA CTGTTGAATGTTGGGCCACGGAGATCTCAGCCAGGTCAGAGACGGGAGCCCCGAAAGATCATCACTGTTTGTGTCAAAGAGGATGTCCACCTAAAGAAGGCCGAGAATGCCTGGAAGCCGAGCCTGAAACGAGAGACCCAAGTGGAAGACCCTGAGAGCATCAAGACCCAG GAGCTGTTCCGCAAAGTTCGAAGTATCTTGAACAAGCTGACCCCCCAGATGTTCAATCAGTTAATGAAGCAAGTGACTGATCTGACTGTGGacactgaggaaaggctgaaaggtGTCATCGACCTGGTGTTTGAGAAGGCCATTGATGAGCCCAGCTTCTCAGTGGCTTATGCAAACATGTGTCGATGTCTTGTCACG CTGAAGGTGCCCATGGCAGAGAAGCCTGGCAGCACGGTGAACTTCCGCAAGCTGCTGCTGAATCGTTGCCAGAAGGAATTTGAAAAGGATAAAGCTGACGATGATGTCTttgagaagaagcagaaggaacTGGAAGCTGCTACCGCA GCCGAGGAGAGGACACGACTCCATGATGAACTGGAAGAGGCAAAGGACAAGGCACGCCGGCGCTCCATTGGCAACATCAAGTTCATTGGGGAGCTCTTCAAACTGAAGATGTTGACAGAGGCCATCATGCACGACTGCGTGGTGAAGCTCCTGAAGAACCATGACGAGGAGTCCTTGGAGTGCCTCTGCCGCCTCTTGACCACCATTGGCAAAGACTTGGACTTTGAGAAAGCCAAG CCCCGCATGGATCAGTATTTCAACCAAATGGAAAAGATAGTGAAAGAGAGAAAAACTTCGTCAAGGATCCGCTTCATGCTTCAAGATGTCATTGACCTCAGGCAG TGCAATTGGATATCACGGAGGGCAGATCAGGGCCCCAAGACAATAGAGCAGATCCATAAAGAAGCAAAAATTGAAGAGCAGGAGGAGCAACGCAAGGTCCAGCAGTTGATGACCAAAGATAAGAGAAGGCCTG gtGTCCAGAGGGTGGAGGAGGGTGGTTGGAACACTGTGCAAGGGGCAAAAAATAGCCGTGTACTGGACCCCACCAAGTTCCTTAAAATCACCAAG CCCACAATAGATGAAAAGATCCAGCTTGTGCCTAAAGCCCAGTTGGGCAGCTGGGGAAAAGGCAGCAGCGGTGGAGCAAAGGTCAGCGAGATAG ATTCCTTACGACCAAGTGCCACTAGTTTGAACCGCTTCTCTGCACTGCAGCCTCCCGGGTCATCTGTCTCCACTTCAGTCACCTCCTCGGAGTTGGACTCTCGCAGGGCCTTAACTAG TCGCGGGAGTTCAGGCAGAGAGAAGAACGACAAGCTGCTGCCCTCTTCTGTTGCCCGGCCCAGCACTTTCCtgcggggcagcagcagcagcagcagcaaagagctCCTCCTGGACAACCAGGCTCAAGAGGAACAGCGGAGGGAGATGCTGGAGACGGTGAAGCAGTTGACCGGGGGCCTGGAGAGTGACCGTAGCAGCACCGAGGCTGATAGGAGCAAAACCCCGGAAGTGG CCAAACCTGAAATCCCCACCTACCCTGCCCAAGACAGCAAGCCTTCCCTATCAGACGAGGAAGTGGAGAGAAAGTGCCGATCGATCATTGATGAATTCCTGCACATTAGTGACTACAAG GAAGCAATGCAGTGTGTGGAGGAGCTGGATGTGCCGGACGTGCTGCCTGTTTTTGTGCAGGTGGGGGTGGAGTCCACCCTTGAGCGGAGTCAGATCACTAGAGATCActtgggccagttgctctttCAGCTGGTGCAGTCAGAGAAGCTGAGCAAGGCAGACTTCTTCAAGGG GTTTGCAGACACCTTGGAGACAGCAGATGACATGGCCATCGACATCCCACACATCTGGTTGTACTTGGCTGAACTTGTGACCCCCATGTTGAAAGAAGGAGGAATCTCTATGAGAGAACTTCTGAC AGAGTTTAGCAAGCCGTTGCTTCCGGTGGGAAGAGCTGGCATCTTACTTTCCGAAATATTGCACCTTCTATGCAAGCAAATG AGCCATAAGAAAGTAGCAGCCCTGTGGAGGGAGGCTGACCTCAGTTGGAGAGACTTCTTACCCGAAGGTGAAGATGTCCACACCTTCCTTGCTGAGCAG aagTTGGACTTCACAGAAACAGACAGTTCCTCAGAAGCACTTTCAAGGAAAGAACTCTCTGGGGAAGACCTAAACAGACAGCTGGAGAAACTCATTATGGAGGACAAGGCGAATGAAGAGCAGATCTTCGACTGGGTGGAG GCAAATCTAGATGAGACCCAAATGAGTTCACCTACATTCCTTAGAGCTTTAATGACAGCAGTTTGTAAAGCAGCTATTATAG CGGATAGTTCTAGCTTGAGGGTGGACACTGCTGTTATCAAGCAGAGAGTGCCGATCTTACTTAAGTACCTAGACTCAGACACGGAGAAGGAACTACAAGCACTTTACGCACTACAAGCATCAATAGTAAAACTTGACCAGCCTCCGA ATTTGTTACGGATGTTTTTCGATTGCCTGTATGATGAGGAGGTGATATCAGAGGATGCCTTCTACAAGTGGGAAAGCAGCAAAGACCCGGCAGAGCAGAACGGCAAGGGTGTAGCGCTTAAGTCGGTCACAGCATTCTTCACGTGGCTACGAGAAGCTGAAGAGGAGTCAGAGGATAATTAA
- the EIF4G3 gene encoding eukaryotic translation initiation factor 4 gamma 3 isoform X12, translating to MAPYPSGQNAAPTTLVYPQAPQTMSTQPQTRSPPSPCTEPWKRRKVLQQSLVYRSLTERGWIKYCIFAPGPRPAHHQGGFRPIQFFQRPQIQPPRAAIQNSSPSLRPGAQTPAAVYPTNQHIMMVNHLPMPYPMPQGPQYCIPQYRHSGPPYVGPPQQYPVQPPGPGPFYPGPGPGEFPNAYGAPFYPSQPVYQSAPIIVPTQQQQPLPPTKREKKTIRIRDPNQGGKDITEEIMSGGGSRNPTPPTVRPTSTPTPPQQLPSQIPEHSLAAYGTAETPPLAGNTHVAATADLKQEEKPKADPVLKSPSPALRPEPSGERKDPAGLAAETPATSPETSPEPPLAALPSPVTGLAAAAPSQPPFATDFGDRSDLASPTLEAPLLLSAVPCLETPIRPPADESSVDVCRDPRRVVQSERQGTASANLMNELNGVSDQVTVTDGVVEREPQEGVPSVVELDTPEATQVEVEGAPSSASEHLSTTPSPPPTLPPSPPLSAAAAASSSPPPPPLPLPVALQGDLEGEESTRTIVSEDVPEALGRMEPEAGGCPKENAESHEGLNARMGHGPAPPAVTAPKTWKKPKDRSQAAEEVDPEAEVQVEDEQRGDRRLDESDQEAMSQERDSPFDLKLAKALEENGEQEGGEPIRNGAENVLEGEGGDRQAGCLESSGEAPACQYKPEQWKPLDTEGKKQYGREFLLDFQFMPACIQKPEGLPPISDVVLDKINQPKPSLRTLDPRILARGPDFTPAFADFGRQMPGGRVTALLNVGPRRSQPGQRREPRKIITVCVKEDVHLKKAENAWKPSLKRETQVEDPESIKTQELFRKVRSILNKLTPQMFNQLMKQVTDLTVDTEERLKGVIDLVFEKAIDEPSFSVAYANMCRCLVTLKVPMAEKPGSTVNFRKLLLNRCQKEFEKDKADDDVFEKKQKELEAATAAEERTRLHDELEEAKDKARRRSIGNIKFIGELFKLKMLTEAIMHDCVVKLLKNHDEESLECLCRLLTTIGKDLDFEKAKPRMDQYFNQMEKIVKERKTSSRIRFMLQDVIDLRQCNWISRRADQGPKTIEQIHKEAKIEEQEEQRKVQQLMTKDKRRPGVQRVEEGGWNTVQGAKNSRVLDPTKFLKITKPTIDEKIQLVPKAQLGSWGKGSSGGAKVSEIDSLRPSATSLNRFSALQPPGSSVSTSVTSSELDSRRALTSRGSSGREKNDKLLPSSVARPSTFLRGSSSSSSKELLLDNQAQEEQRREMLETVKQLTGGLESDRSSTEADRSKTPEVAKPEIPTYPAQDSKPSLSDEEVERKCRSIIDEFLHISDYKEAMQCVEELDVPDVLPVFVQVGVESTLERSQITRDHLGQLLFQLVQSEKLSKADFFKGFADTLETADDMAIDIPHIWLYLAELVTPMLKEGGISMRELLTEFSKPLLPVGRAGILLSEILHLLCKQMSHKKVAALWREADLSWRDFLPEGEDVHTFLAEQKLDFTETDSSSEALSRKELSGEDLNRQLEKLIMEDKANEEQIFDWVEANLDETQMSSPTFLRALMTAVCKAAIIADSSSLRVDTAVIKQRVPILLKYLDSDTEKELQALYALQASIVKLDQPPNLLRMFFDCLYDEEVISEDAFYKWESSKDPAEQNGKGVALKSVTAFFTWLREAEEESEDN from the exons GGAGGATTCAGACCCATCCAG tttttccaGCGACCTCAAATCCAGCCTCCAAGAGCTGCCATTCAGAACAGCAGCCCTTCCCTCCGCCCAGGGGCACAAACGCCAGCAGCTGTCTATCCAACCAATCAGCACATCATGATGGTGAACCACCTGCCAATGCCCTACCCGATGCCTCAGGGCCCCCAGTACTGTATCCCACAG TATCGTCACAGTGGCCCTCCATACGTGGGGCCACCACAGCAGTACCCTGTTCAGCCACCAGGACCGGGCCCGTTTTATCCAGGACCGGGGCCTGGAGAGTTTCCCAACGCTTACg GAGCACCTTTCTATCCAAGTCAGCCGGTGTATCAGTCAGCACCCATCATAGTGCCTACGCAGCAACAgcagcccctcccacccaccaagCGGGAGAAGAAAACG ATTCGCATCCGAGATCCAAATCAGGGGGGCAAAGACATAACAGAAGAAATTATGTCTGGAGGAGGTAGCAGAAACCCCACACCTCCAACTGTTCGGCCTACATCAACACCCACTCCTCCCCAG cagctgcccagcCAGATCCCAGAGCACAGCCTTGCAGCCTACGGGACTGCAGAGACCCCTCCCCTTGCGGGCAACACTCACGTTGCTGCAACTGCTGACCTGAAGCAAG AAGAGAAGCCTAAAGCAGATCCAGTATTAAAatctccttcccctgccctcagACCAGAACCTAGTGGAGAGAGAAAGGACCCAGCAGGCCTGGCTGCAGAGACCCCTGCCACCTCCCCAGAGACCTCCCCAGAGCCTCCTCTGGCTGCTTTGCCCTCCCCTGTCACAGGTTTGGCTGCTGCTGCACCTAGTCAGCCTCCATTTGCAACAGACTTTGGGGACCGAAGTGACCTCGCTTCTCCCACACTGGAAGCCCCTCTTCTTCTCAGTGCAGTGCCCTGCTTGGAAACACCCATCAGACCTCCAGCAGATGAGAGCAGCGTGGATGTCTGCAGGGATCCCAGGCGAGTGGTCCAAAGCGAGCGCCAAGGGACAGCTAGTGCTAATTTAATGAATGAACTCAATGGAGTCAGCGATCAGGTGACTGTGACTGATGGTGTTGTAGAGCGAGAGCCACAGGAGGGAGTGCCCTCAGTGGTGGAGCTGGACACCCCAGAAGCCACCCAGGTGGAAGTGGAAGGTGCGCCGTCTTCAGCTTCCGAGCATCTTTCTACCACTCCATCTCCGCCTCCCACGCTGCCTCCCAGccctcccctctctgctgctgccgccgcctcttccagcccgcctcctcctcctctcccactaCCTGTTGCTCTTCAGGGGGAtttagaaggagaggagagcacAAGAACTATCGTCAGCGAAGATGTTCCAGAAGCACTAGGGAGAATGGAGCCAGAGGCAGGGGGTTGTCCCAAGGAGAATGCTGAGTCTCATGAAGGCCTGAATGCCAGGATGGGCCATGGACCAG CCCCACCAGCTGTAACTGCACCAAAGACGTGGAAGAAACCAAAAGATCGGAGCCAAGCTGCTGAGGAGGTGGACCCTGAAGCTGAG GTGCAAGTGGAAGACGAGCAGAGAGGTGACCGGAGGCTTGACGAATCTGATCAAGAGGCGATGAGTCAGGAGAGAGACTCCCCCTTTGACCTTAAATTAGCAAAGGCCTTGGAAGAAAATGGAGAGCAGGAAGGGGGGGAACCCATCCGCAATGGTGCCGagaatgttttggagggggaaggaggcgaCAGGCAAGCAGGCTGCCTCGAGAGCTCCGGCGAAGCCCCAGCCTGCCAATATAAGCCAG AGCAGTGGAAGCCCCTGGACACAGAAGGGAAAAAGCAGTATGGCCGAGAGTTCCTCCTGGACTTCCAATTCATGCCTGCCTGCATCCAGAAGCCAGAGGGACTGCCACCCATCAGTGACGTTGTCCTTGACAAG ATCAATCAGCCAAAGCCGTCCCTTCGAACTTTGGATCCACGCATCTTGGCACGTGGTCCAGATTTCACACCAGCGTTTGCTGATTTTGGAAGACAGATGCCTGGTGGACGGGTGACAGCA CTGTTGAATGTTGGGCCACGGAGATCTCAGCCAGGTCAGAGACGGGAGCCCCGAAAGATCATCACTGTTTGTGTCAAAGAGGATGTCCACCTAAAGAAGGCCGAGAATGCCTGGAAGCCGAGCCTGAAACGAGAGACCCAAGTGGAAGACCCTGAGAGCATCAAGACCCAG GAGCTGTTCCGCAAAGTTCGAAGTATCTTGAACAAGCTGACCCCCCAGATGTTCAATCAGTTAATGAAGCAAGTGACTGATCTGACTGTGGacactgaggaaaggctgaaaggtGTCATCGACCTGGTGTTTGAGAAGGCCATTGATGAGCCCAGCTTCTCAGTGGCTTATGCAAACATGTGTCGATGTCTTGTCACG CTGAAGGTGCCCATGGCAGAGAAGCCTGGCAGCACGGTGAACTTCCGCAAGCTGCTGCTGAATCGTTGCCAGAAGGAATTTGAAAAGGATAAAGCTGACGATGATGTCTttgagaagaagcagaaggaacTGGAAGCTGCTACCGCA GCCGAGGAGAGGACACGACTCCATGATGAACTGGAAGAGGCAAAGGACAAGGCACGCCGGCGCTCCATTGGCAACATCAAGTTCATTGGGGAGCTCTTCAAACTGAAGATGTTGACAGAGGCCATCATGCACGACTGCGTGGTGAAGCTCCTGAAGAACCATGACGAGGAGTCCTTGGAGTGCCTCTGCCGCCTCTTGACCACCATTGGCAAAGACTTGGACTTTGAGAAAGCCAAG CCCCGCATGGATCAGTATTTCAACCAAATGGAAAAGATAGTGAAAGAGAGAAAAACTTCGTCAAGGATCCGCTTCATGCTTCAAGATGTCATTGACCTCAGGCAG TGCAATTGGATATCACGGAGGGCAGATCAGGGCCCCAAGACAATAGAGCAGATCCATAAAGAAGCAAAAATTGAAGAGCAGGAGGAGCAACGCAAGGTCCAGCAGTTGATGACCAAAGATAAGAGAAGGCCTG gtGTCCAGAGGGTGGAGGAGGGTGGTTGGAACACTGTGCAAGGGGCAAAAAATAGCCGTGTACTGGACCCCACCAAGTTCCTTAAAATCACCAAG CCCACAATAGATGAAAAGATCCAGCTTGTGCCTAAAGCCCAGTTGGGCAGCTGGGGAAAAGGCAGCAGCGGTGGAGCAAAGGTCAGCGAGATAG ATTCCTTACGACCAAGTGCCACTAGTTTGAACCGCTTCTCTGCACTGCAGCCTCCCGGGTCATCTGTCTCCACTTCAGTCACCTCCTCGGAGTTGGACTCTCGCAGGGCCTTAACTAG TCGCGGGAGTTCAGGCAGAGAGAAGAACGACAAGCTGCTGCCCTCTTCTGTTGCCCGGCCCAGCACTTTCCtgcggggcagcagcagcagcagcagcaaagagctCCTCCTGGACAACCAGGCTCAAGAGGAACAGCGGAGGGAGATGCTGGAGACGGTGAAGCAGTTGACCGGGGGCCTGGAGAGTGACCGTAGCAGCACCGAGGCTGATAGGAGCAAAACCCCGGAAGTGG CCAAACCTGAAATCCCCACCTACCCTGCCCAAGACAGCAAGCCTTCCCTATCAGACGAGGAAGTGGAGAGAAAGTGCCGATCGATCATTGATGAATTCCTGCACATTAGTGACTACAAG GAAGCAATGCAGTGTGTGGAGGAGCTGGATGTGCCGGACGTGCTGCCTGTTTTTGTGCAGGTGGGGGTGGAGTCCACCCTTGAGCGGAGTCAGATCACTAGAGATCActtgggccagttgctctttCAGCTGGTGCAGTCAGAGAAGCTGAGCAAGGCAGACTTCTTCAAGGG GTTTGCAGACACCTTGGAGACAGCAGATGACATGGCCATCGACATCCCACACATCTGGTTGTACTTGGCTGAACTTGTGACCCCCATGTTGAAAGAAGGAGGAATCTCTATGAGAGAACTTCTGAC AGAGTTTAGCAAGCCGTTGCTTCCGGTGGGAAGAGCTGGCATCTTACTTTCCGAAATATTGCACCTTCTATGCAAGCAAATG AGCCATAAGAAAGTAGCAGCCCTGTGGAGGGAGGCTGACCTCAGTTGGAGAGACTTCTTACCCGAAGGTGAAGATGTCCACACCTTCCTTGCTGAGCAG aagTTGGACTTCACAGAAACAGACAGTTCCTCAGAAGCACTTTCAAGGAAAGAACTCTCTGGGGAAGACCTAAACAGACAGCTGGAGAAACTCATTATGGAGGACAAGGCGAATGAAGAGCAGATCTTCGACTGGGTGGAG GCAAATCTAGATGAGACCCAAATGAGTTCACCTACATTCCTTAGAGCTTTAATGACAGCAGTTTGTAAAGCAGCTATTATAG CGGATAGTTCTAGCTTGAGGGTGGACACTGCTGTTATCAAGCAGAGAGTGCCGATCTTACTTAAGTACCTAGACTCAGACACGGAGAAGGAACTACAAGCACTTTACGCACTACAAGCATCAATAGTAAAACTTGACCAGCCTCCGA ATTTGTTACGGATGTTTTTCGATTGCCTGTATGATGAGGAGGTGATATCAGAGGATGCCTTCTACAAGTGGGAAAGCAGCAAAGACCCGGCAGAGCAGAACGGCAAGGGTGTAGCGCTTAAGTCGGTCACAGCATTCTTCACGTGGCTACGAGAAGCTGAAGAGGAGTCAGAGGATAATTAA